Proteins encoded in a region of the Bacillales bacterium genome:
- a CDS encoding purine/pyrimidine permease yields the protein MRHTLSSLQWGIFIFASIIVAPLSVGHAFGMSAAEITGLLQRTFFIMGIASLLQGFFGHRLPLLNGPAGLWWSVFLMFAGFVTGSGDGAQIILRSLELGLLISGALFIGISLFRWMDHVKKLFTPAVTGSYLLLLVCQLSGPFMKGMLGVGYENASAVIPKVAIAALATLIFSVLLARSRNHWLSSYSVLISIAFGWILFAVLGIAKPITSAGAAWFSLPHVLVWGAPAFNLGVVITSIFTAFLLMANMVASINVVADVSEHTSNANVYNRSGIVMGINQALTGLFSAVGGVPMSSAAGFIATTKIKERLAFLIGSALVTIISLFPQLMAFFASIPMPVGYATIFLSISSLLGLALRQFRAILQEERQVFLVGFSLMAGFGAMFVPEQAWAGMPNALTSVMNNGLVVGVLVCIVMEQIAKLRAGSKETRNDVSA from the coding sequence GTGAGGCATACGCTTTCATCGCTGCAATGGGGCATTTTCATTTTCGCGAGCATCATCGTGGCACCGTTGTCCGTCGGCCATGCATTCGGCATGTCTGCCGCAGAAATTACTGGGCTGTTGCAAAGAACATTTTTTATCATGGGCATCGCTTCGCTCTTGCAAGGTTTTTTCGGCCACCGGCTTCCGCTTTTGAACGGACCTGCCGGCTTGTGGTGGAGCGTTTTTCTTATGTTTGCCGGATTTGTGACCGGTTCTGGCGACGGGGCACAGATTATTTTGCGCAGCCTTGAGCTCGGATTGCTCATTTCCGGGGCGCTTTTTATCGGGATCAGTTTGTTTCGTTGGATGGATCATGTAAAAAAGTTATTTACGCCGGCAGTCACGGGGTCTTACTTGCTGTTGCTTGTCTGTCAGTTAAGCGGGCCGTTCATGAAAGGAATGCTCGGCGTCGGCTATGAAAATGCCTCCGCCGTGATCCCGAAAGTGGCGATTGCTGCTTTGGCGACGCTTATATTTTCCGTGTTGCTTGCGCGAAGCCGCAACCATTGGTTAAGCAGCTATTCGGTGCTCATCAGCATCGCTTTCGGGTGGATTTTGTTCGCCGTTCTCGGCATCGCAAAACCGATTACTTCTGCCGGAGCAGCTTGGTTTTCATTGCCGCACGTGCTCGTCTGGGGCGCACCGGCTTTCAACCTCGGTGTCGTTATCACATCGATTTTTACCGCTTTCTTATTAATGGCGAATATGGTTGCAAGCATTAATGTCGTCGCGGACGTGAGTGAACATACGTCAAATGCCAATGTGTACAATCGCTCCGGCATTGTGATGGGTATCAACCAAGCATTGACCGGCTTGTTTTCCGCCGTCGGCGGCGTGCCGATGTCTTCAGCTGCCGGCTTTATTGCGACGACGAAAATCAAAGAACGGCTCGCGTTTCTCATTGGGAGCGCGTTGGTGACGATCATCAGCTTATTTCCGCAACTAATGGCGTTTTTCGCATCGATTCCGATGCCTGTCGGCTATGCGACGATCTTTCTATCAATCTCGAGTTTACTCGGCTTGGCGCTTCGGCAATTCCGCGCCATATTACAAGAAGAACGCCAAGTGTTTCTCGTCGGTTTTTCGCTGATGGCCGGTTTCGGCGCGATGTTCGTGCCTGAACAAGCATGGGCGGGGATGCCGAACGCATTGACATCCGTTATGAACAACGGACTTGTCGTCGGCGTGCTCGTGTGCATCGTGATGGAACAAATTGCGAAGCTTCGCGCGGGTTCGAAAGAAACAAGAAATGATGTTTCTGCGTGA